The following nucleotide sequence is from Myxococcus stipitatus.
CACAGCAGGTCCACCTCCAGCGGCTGACGTCCGTCCCCCAGGTCGAGCGGGGCGTTGAGCTTGAAGCGCCCGCGCGTCGTCGGCAGGTGTTCGAGGACGTCGAAGAGGAGGGCCTCCGCCTCGCTCCGGGCCCGCCGCTCGGGCTCCTCCCACGCGGCGGCGATGGCGCGCGCGGCCTTCTGGTATTTCGGCACGAGCGGCGCCAGGGGGCCGTCCTGGCGCAGCCACTCCACCGTCTTCGCCACGGCGGCGTCCAGGGAGGATGCCGCGCGGGGTTCGGACGGCTCCAGCACGTCCAGACGCCCCTCGCGCAGCAGGGCCAGCGTGGTGGACTCGTCGCGCCGCAGGTGCTCCGCGAGCGCCTCCGGCGACAGCACGCAGACGGCGGTGAGCCGGGGGGCGGCCGTGGCGAGCGAGGCGAGGGCGCGCAGCACGCGGAAGCCGGTGGCGTGGGTGGGGAGGCGCAGCGCCGGTGCCTGCCCCTTGGGGACGATGGTCAGCAGGTCCTGGAGCGCCTCCAACGGGTCGCGGATGATGGCGTGCTCCACCGCCTCCGCGAGCGCTCCGTCACGAGGCGCGGCGGGCAGCTCCAGCAGGTAGCGGCACAGCTCCCACGTCGTCGACCCCCCGGTCGGCGGGGTGAGCCCCTCCAGCAGCACGCGGCGCTCGTGCGCGCCCTTCCCCTCGAACTGGAGCGCGCGGCGGGGGCGCGTCGCTTGGGACTGGAGGATGAAGGCCTCCGCGTCGCGCGCGAGGTCCCGCTCCGCGCACAGGGCGGTGGCCCACGCGCGGACCATGGAGCGCGGCTCGTCGCCCTGGGCCACGGCGACGCGCACGCCCCGCTGCTGCACCCAGCGCGTCCAGAGCGAGAGCGCCCGCTCGGGAGCCCCGACGAGCACGGTGAGCGTGGGGACGCCTTGCGAGCGCCGCCGCGCGTGCCGGTCCAGCGCCTCCAACAGTGCTGTGTCCTCGAGCGGCGACACGCGGTGCTCCCCCCGGGTCGCCCCTCGGGGACCCGTCGTCCTGAGGTGGGAGCCTGCGCCTTCGCTTCATGGCCTGGCAAGTCACCCCCTGGCGTCCACCATTCAATGGCATACAGGGGCGCACCCACCGGGTCTGTCTCGACCGGTGCTGGGGCCAGACAGACGCCAGCCGTCGGGCGTCATGGCGTAAGGGGGACGCGAGGCCGGGCCGCGAGCCGGGCCCGGGCTCGGAAGGACTACAGGCCCTGGGTGGGGACGGGCGCGGCCTCGCGGTAGATGCGCAAGGTGTCCGCCACGCTGTAGCGGTACTCGAAGCCGGTGGCCTCGAGGAACCGGCGGTTGTCCACGACGATGGGGTAGCGCAGGTGGTCCAGCGCGCCCGTGGACAGCCGGGGGAAGCCCGCGCGGCCGAGCAGCAGCGACAGCAGCTGGGCGGGCAGCGGCACGGCCATGCGCCCCGTCTCCCGGACGATGACGGACAGGGGGATGGGCGGCGGCCCGGCGATGTTGAAGATGCCCCGCACCTTCTTCTCCAGCGCCAGCGTCAGCGCCGTCACCACGTCGTCCTCCTGGAGCACGTGGAACAGCGGGTCGTAGCCCAGCACGAGCGGCACGCGCCGGCCCTTCAGGAACGAGGCGAGCGTGCCCGTGCCCGGCGCGCCCAGCGTGTACGGCAGCCGCAGCACCGCCGTCGTCACCTCCGGCAGCCGCCACAGCGCGGTGGCCGCGTAGAGGTCGGCGGCCACCAGGTCCGCCAGCTCCGGGATGGACTCCAGCGCGCGCGGAGGCTCGTCCTCGGAGTGGTACAGCGGCGAGTCGGGCGCGGCGCCGTAGAAGGTGTGCCGCCCCACGAAGAGCACCTGCTTCACGCCGTGCGCCGCGCAGTGGTCGAACACGGCCTTGGTGCCGTCCAGGTTGATGCGGCCACGCTCCGCGCCGGGCACCGTGAAGGCCGTCACCGTGGCCATGTGGACCACCGCCTCCGGGCGCCAGCGGCGGAAGACGTCCTCTGCGGCGCGCTTGCGCACGTCCCCCCGGAAGACCTCGATGCCGGACTCCTTCGCGTTCTCCCACGGGCGGATGTCCACGCCCGCGACGTCATGACCCGCGTTCTTCAACCGCAGCGCCAGCTTGCGCGCGATGCCGCCGGCGATTCCCGGGATGAGCACCCTCACGGCAGCAGCCTCCTGGGCGACGCGCGCTGATGGCGCTGTGCCCGCCCCACCTCGATGAGCCCCGCGATGCGCTCCTTCACCTTCGCCACATAGCCCTCGATGACATGGTCCTCCTCGTCTCCGGTGCCCCGGAAGACGAGCGGCTCTCCGTAGTGGATCTCCAGCTGCACCGGAAGCGGCACGGGCAGCAGGTAGGGGGTGAGCGGGACGTAGGGGATTCCCAGCAGCTTGCCCAGCGTGTAGGCGTTGAACACCGTGGGGATGGCGGAGCCGCCGCCCAGGAACGCGAAGGGGATGATGGGCGAGCGCGTCTGGAGCGCCAGCCGCACGAAGCCCGTGCCGAAGTCCACCAGCGAGTAGCGCTCGTTGTAGAGCTTGGCCGTCCCGCGCGCGCCCTCGGGGAAGATCATGAGCAGCCGGTCGTCCTCCAGCAGGCGCCGCGCGTGCTCGGGCAGGCCGGTGAACTGCCCGGTGCGGCTGGCCCACAGCGAGGACACGGGGAACTTGTGGAGGAAGCGCTCCACCATGCCCTGCGCGAGCCTGGGCGGGTTCATCTCCAGCATGGTGGAGGTGAGCACCATGGCGCCGTCCACGGCCACGCCGCCGGAGTGGTTGCCCACCAGCATGCCCCGGCCCCGCGCCGGGATGTGGTGCGCGCCGTGGCAGCGCACGCGGAAGTAGTGGCGGTAGATGAACGCGAAGACGCGCAGCGCCTCCTTCACGTGCTTCTTGGAGATGCCGTACGGGTCCACGCCGTACTCGTTGAAGGGCAGCTCCAACTGGTCTACCCGCGCGTCGGTTCCGTCGAACAGGGCCACGGGCGGCACCGTACCACCCCTGCGCGACCCCGGTCGCCGCATTCCCCTCCGCGTGTCCCGGTCGACCTCCCCCCGACGGGTGATGCGGCCCGCCGTGCGCCGGCGTCCACTGGCGCCTCCGGGGGTGCCCTACCGCGACGGCCGAGCGTCGGGGGATACTGGTGGGGGCGGGTGCCCCGGGGCCCCGACGGTGGTGAGGAGACTCGAGATGCGGACGGAAGTGTCAGCGGCGGTGGGGGCCGCCTCGAAGGCGAGAGAGGTGGCGCACCAGCTCCCGGCGAAGTCCACGGCCCTGGTGGGAGACGCCCACGTGCTCAGGGCGCTGCCCCGGGCGGAGCTGCGGCGCGTGGGCCCCTTCGTCTTCTGCGACCACTTCGGCCCGGCCCCGGCCGTGCGCGAGACGATGTCCGTGCCCCCCCACCCCCACGTGGGGCTCCAGACGGTGACGTACCTGTTCTCCGGCGCCATCCGCCACCGCGACTCGCTGGGCACGGTGCAGGACATCCTCCCGGGTGACGTGAACTGGATGACCGCCGGCGGAGGCATCGTCCACGCCGAGGACGTGCACACCGGCCCGGACGCGCAAGCGTTGCACGGCATCCAGACGTGGGTGGCCCTGCCCGCGGCCCAGCGCCAGGTCGCCCCCGCCTTCGCGCACGTCCCCGCGTCGCGGTTGCCCCTGCGCGAGTCCGAGGGCGCCCGGGTGCGCGTCATCGCCGGCGCGCTCGACGGGGACGTCTCCCCGGTGCCCACCTTCCATCCCCTCACGTACCTCGACGTGGAGCTGGAGGCGGGCGCGCGCGTGTCCCTGTCCGTGAACCCCGCGCACGCGCTCGCCCTGTACGTCGCCGACGGCGAGGTGGCCGTGGGCGGCACCCCGGTGGCCCGTGGCGTGCTGGCCCACCTGGACGAGGGCGGCGATGTGCTGAGCCTGTACTCCACCCAGGGCGGGCGCGCCGTGGTGCTGGGCGGCGAGCCGCTGCCGGAGCCGCTCGTCATCTGGTGGAACTTCGTCGTGGACAGCGTGGCCGAGGGCCGGGCGCGGCTCGCGGACTGGGAGGCGGGGCGCTTCCCGCCGCTCGCTCCCTGAGCGGGGTGCCGGGCGCGCGCCCTCCCCGCGAGACGAGCGCCGCGCGGAGGCATTCCGGTGCATGCTCCGCCCCGCGCCACGCGGCCCGGGAGGGTCGGACGGTGGCCGCTCCGGGAGGACGTGGATGTCGGGTCAGTCGCTGGCGATGAAGCTCTTGGAGGGGGCCCGGGAGTGGGCCCGGCGGCTGCCCACCGGGCTCGCGGGAGACGTGGCGGTGGACGTGGGGGGTCGGCGGCTGCGGCTGTCCCACGGGCGCGTGGAGGCGGTGGTGCGCCAGCTGCTGCGCAACGTGAAGCACCTGGAGCTGCGCGAATGGACGGCGGGCGAGGCCGTCTACGACGTGCGCCTGTCGGTGAAGGGTTGGAAGGTGCGCGTGGAGACGACACTGGAGCGCGTGGAGCTGTCCGCCGGGCGCTACCGGCTGTGGCTGCGCACGCCGGGCGCGGTGGAGCTGGAGGAGTCGCGCGCGGCCTCGTCGCTGGTGATGGGCGTCTTGCGCGCGGGCGCGGGCCGGGCCGGGTTGCGCGCGGTGGCGGAGCGGCTGTTGCCCCCCGGCCTGACGTGGAACGGCCAGGTGCTCACCGTGGAGGGGCGCCTGCCCGCCGAGGGGCTCGTGTCCGCGAGGAGCTTCGAGCAGGCCTCGCTCGTCATGGCCGTGGAGCACGTCCAGGACGGGCTGTGGCTGGGCGCGGAGGCCTGGCCCGGGCTGATGGACCTGCTCCAGGCGCTGTTCGCCTCCGACACGCGCCGGCCGCCGGAGGGCTGAGCGTCCCGGCGGGGACTACGGGTCCTCGGGCAGCGTCATGCGCTTGGCCATTCCCATCAGCGTGGCCATGGCATGGAACGCCAGCCCGATGCCCCAGCTGATGGCGGGAAACTGCACGAACCACTCCGGCCCGGTCGTCAGGTCGATGAGCGTCAGGCCCCCCATGACGATGGTGTAGCTCAGGCCATGGGTGGCCAGCCCGAACAGGGCGCGGTGCGTCTGCCGTCGGAACTTCGCCTTGCGCGCCCGCGCCGCCAGCGCGTCCTTCAGCGCGGACTCGCTCACGCCCATCTCCCGCGCCATGGCGAGCAGGTCCTCGCGCGTGAGCGAGCGGTCCGTTTCCCGCTCGGCGAGGGAGCGCGTGCTGGCGTCGCGGATGATGTCCGCCGCCTCTCGTTCGGAGAAGCGCGCGGGGGCGGACTTTTGACGGGTGTCTGCCATGGTGCGCGGGACGTTAGTGCGTCGCGCGCGGCGCGTCGACTGCGCCTCAGCCCGCCTTCTGCGCGGCCTTGGGCGACTGGTAGGTGCCCGGCTCCACCCGCGCGGCGATGGCCATGCGATTCCAGGCGTTGATGGTGGCCACGGCCGCCGTCAGGTCCGCCAGCTCCTTGTCCGTGAAGTGCGGGTGCACCTGCTGGTACACGGCCTCGGGGGCGTGGCCGTCCGTCACGCGCGTGACGGCCTCCGTCCAGGCCATGGCCGCGCGCTCGCGGTCGGAGTAGTAGGGGCTCTCCTCCCACGCGTCCAGGCCGTACAGCCGCTGCTCCGTCTCGCCCAGCGCGCGCAGGTCCTTCCAGTGCATGTCGATGCAGTACGCGCAGCCGTTGACCTGCGAGGCGCGCAGCTTGACGAGGTGCAGCAGGCGCTCCTCCAGGCCGCACTGGTGCAGGTACTTCTCCAGGCCCAGGAGGGCGGAATAGATGCCGGGGGCCACCTTCGCGACGTCGAAGCGCTGTGATTCCATGGTCGAATCCTTCTTCGGGGAGGACGTCAGGTCCTCCGGGTTGCCGGTGAAGTAACCGGGGCCTCCGTGGGGCGCGAGGGCCACTTCCACCGCGGTGGATGGGGCCACTTGGGGCCACCCGGCGCGCGTCAGCGCAGGGCCCGCGCGAGCAGGCGCACGCAGTCGGCCATCCGCTCCTCGCGCACGGCGGCGTAGCCGAGCAGCAGCGCGCCGCGTCCGGTGCTCCGCACCCGGAAGGCCGACAGCGGCATGACCATCACCCCGGCCTGGATGGCCCGCTCGGCGGCGACGCGGTCGTCCATTCCCTCCGGCAACCAGCCCACCAGGTGCATGCCGGTGTGCAGGGGCGCCAGCTCCAGCCGCCCGCCGAGCTCGCGCCGCGCCGCCTCCAGGAGCGCCTCCTGGCGCTGGCCATACAGCACGCGCATGCGCCGCACGTGGCGGCTGAAGTGGCCCTCGGTGATGAAGTCGGCCAGCACCGCCTGCTCCGCCACCGGCGTGTAGCCGTCCGAGAAGCGCCGCGCGGCGGTGAAGGCGTCCACCAGCGGCTCGGGCGCCACGAGGTAGCCCACCCGCAGCGCGGGGGACACCACCTTGCTGAAGGTGCCGATGTAGATGACGCGCGCGTCCGGCGAGAAGCCCTGCAGCGCCTGCAGGGGCCGCCCCACGTAGCGGAACTCGCTGTCGTAGTCGTCCTCGACGATCCACGCGTTGGCCCGCGCCGCCCAGTCCAGCAGCGCCCGTCTGCGCGGCTCTCCCATGGCCACGCCGAGCGGGAACTGGTGCGCGGGCGTGACGATGGCCAGCCGCGCGTCGGGGGCCAGCCGCGCTCCTTCCGCCACGTCCAGCCCCTCGGCGTCCACGGGCACCGGCACGAGCGTGGCGCCCCCCGCCACCAGCGCGCCCCGGCCCGCGAAGTACCCCGGGTCCTCCACCCACGCGGACTCGCCGGGGTCCAGCAGCACCTGCGCCGCCAGGCTCATCGCCTGCTGGGCGCCGTTGACGATGAGGACCTGCTCCGGCACGCACCGCACCCCCCGCGAGGTGGCCAGGTAGTCCGCCACCGCGCGCCGCAGCGCCGGATGGCCCGCGGGCTCGGAGCGTCCGAGCAGGTCCCCCCAGGAGCGGCGCCAGCGCGTGTGCAGCAGCCGCCCCCACAAATCACTCGGGAAGGCGTCCACCGCGGGCGTGCCCATGCGGAAGGCCATCTGGCTGGCGGGGATGCCCGGCGCGGCGATGCGCAGGTCCGGCAGCTGGGCGATGGCCCGACCCCGCCGGGAGATGTCCGGCGGCGGGGACGCGGCGCCCGCGTGGGGCGCCCGCGCCCGCCGGGTCGCGTGCGGCCGCTCCGGCAGCTCGCTCGCGACGTAGGTGCCCGACCCGAGCCGTCCCACCAGGTAGCCCTCGGACAAGAGCCGCGAGTACGCGTTGAGCACCGTGTTGCGCGACAGGTCGAGCTGCTCGGCGAGCGCGCGCGTCGACAACAGCCGCGTGCCCGGCGCGAGCCTGCCCGCCTCGATGGCCTTGCGCAGCGCCTCCGACAGCTGCGCCTGGAGCGAGCGGCCCGCGCGCGAATCCAACACCAGCGACGTGGCCGCCATGACCGACGGGCGCTTTCGCCCGCGCCGTCGACGCTGTGGAGGGGCTGGAGGAGTCACCGGGGGCTTCATTCCACGCGGGCCCGGGCCCTGGGAATGGCGGGCTTCGGAGATTTTCTCCCGTGATGTCTGGAATCACGAGCCATCACTGTTGGAAACATGGGCAAGCGACGTACGACGGGGACGTAACCGGGCCGACCGGCGTCGGAGGCTCCTTCCGGCGCGCGGCGGGGCCCATGACCCGGGAAGGGGGAACGTCATGCTGGGGTGGCCGTGGTTCGACCTCATCGTCGCGCCGCCGTGCGCGAGGCACGTGGAGGGCACGCGCGACCGGCTGCTGAGCGCGGCGCGGCGGCTGGTCCGCGAGGAGGGCCCGGAGGGCCTGACGCTGGAGGCCGTCGCCCGCCGCGCGCTCGTGGGACGGGGCGCGCCGCGCTACCACTTCGGGAGCAAGCGGGGCCTGCTGGAGGCCCTGGCCCGCCAGCCGCCGGCGCCGGGGGACACCCCGCCCCGCGCGGCCCCCTCGAAGCCGGCCGCCGCGCGCCGCCGCCCCCATCGCCCCCGGGGGCAGGGCCAGGGTTGAATGGCCGACATCTCGGTGCTGGACGCACCCCGGGTCCTCGTGGGCGCACGCATCGTCGGGGTGGGCGGCACGCATGATGGGGGCACCACCGCGCGCCTGCCCGGAAGGCGTCCGGGCGGGCGCGAAGGAGGTGGCACGCAGGGTCGGACGGGTCGCCAGAGGGGCGGCGGCATGCGCACATTGCCGTTAGATTGAGGCGAGAATTGTTCGGCGGACCTGGGGGTTCTTCCCGCCGAGGGCGGGTCGGGCGGATTTTTGAGGCCCTCGTGATCGACAGGGGCCCCTTGTCAGGTTAGAGGCTGTCCTGGTCTCACGTTCGAGACCTGAGGCGGCCTCATTGCCGCGGAAGAAAGAAGACGCACATGGCGACTGGTACCGTGAAGTGGTTCAACGACGCGAAGGGCTTTGGCTTCATCGCGCAGGATAATGGCGGCCCTGACGTGTTCTGCCACCACACCGCCATCCAGGCCGACGGGTTCCGGACCCTGGCCGAGGGCCAGAAGGTGGAGTTCGACGTCCAGAAGGGCCCCAAGGGCCTGCAGGCGTCGAATGTCCGCCCGGTCGGCTGAGCGGATCGCTCCAGCAGCCCGTGGCCCGGTCTCTTTCGAGGGGGCCGGGCCGTTTGCTTTCAGGAGGGAGGCGATATGCAAGGAAGGTCGACGAAGCGCCAGAAGGAGCAGGCGCGAAAGCAGCATCAGCAGGAAAAGGACGCCAAGCGCGAGGAGCGCAAGCGTGCCAAGGCGGAGAAGCCGCAACGTCAGCCGGGTGACGTGGACCCGGACATCGCCGACATCATCCCCGGTCCGCAGCCTCAAATCGAATACTGAGGCGCCCGGGAGTCGTCAGGGCCCACCACGTCGCCGTCGTGGTGGGCCTCGTCGTATCCGGGCTTTCCAGGGGCAATCGCTCACCCGTGGATAGTCTGGAGCGCGGGCCGTCGACAGAAGTTCCCCGTCCACGCTAGGCACAGGACCCAGGCTCGCGCCTGCGGGCCTGATGAGAGCGTGAAGGCTCGTGACGGAGGAAGCCGCGTATGGCGACGGGTACCGTGAAGTGGTTCAACGATGCGAAGGGCTTTGGCTTCCTGGCCCAGGATGACGGGGGCGCGGACGTGTTCTGCCACCACACCGCCATCCTGACGGAGGGGCACCGCACCCTGCGGGACGGCCAGAAGGTGGAGTTCGACGTGCAGAAGGGCCCCAAGGGCCTGCAGGCGTCGAACGTCCGTCCGCTCGACTGACGCGCGCCGCCGTCGTCCCCCCGGGAGACACCGGGCGTGTCCGGGGCGCCGCGTCCCGTCGCGTGCAATCGCCCGCGTGGCTGGGGCGTAGCGTCCGGCGTGCTCCGAATCGCGGGTGTCTCGAAGACGTATCCCAACGGGGTGAAGGCCCTCCATGGCATCGACCTGACCATCGGCCGGGGGCTGTTCGGGCTGCTCGGGCCGAATGGCGCGGGCAAGTCCACGTTGATGCGCATCCTCGCCACGCTGCAGTCGCCGGACGCGGGGCAGGTGACGTTCGACGGGCTCGACGTGCTGGCCCAACCCCAGGCGCATCGTCGGCACCTGGGGTACCTGCCCCAGGACTTCGGCGTGTACCCGGGCGTGTCCGCGGTGGAGCTGCTGGACCACCTGGCGCTGCTCAAGGGGCTGACGAACGCGCGCGAGCGCCGCGAGCAGGTGCATGCGCTGCTGCGCCAGACCAACCTCCATGACCACCGGAAGCAGGCGGTGAGTGGCTACTCCGGCGGCATGCGCCAGCGCTTCGGCATCGCCCAGGCGCTGTTGGGCGCGCCGCGGCTGCTCGTCGTGGACGAGCCCACCGCGGGGCTGGACCCGGAGGAGCGCCAGCGCTTCCACAACCTGCTCGCGGAGGTGGGGGAGCAGGTCGTGGTCCTGCTGTCGACGCACATCGTGGAGGACGTGCGCCAGCTGTGCTCGCGCATGGCCGTGCTGTCCCAGGGGCGGGTGCTGTGCGAGGGCGAGCCCCAGGCGCTGGTGGACGCGCTGGCGGGGCGGGTGTGGCGCAAGACGGTGGAGAAGGCGGCGGCGGCGGACTACCGCGCCCGGCTGCCGGTGCTCTCCGAGCGGCTGCACGCGGGGCGCACGCGCCTGCACGTGCTGGCGGAAGGGCGGCCGGAGGACGGGTTCGAGCCGGTGGCGCCGGACCTGGAGGACGTCTACTTCAGCGCCCTGTCCGGGCGGCGCGTGGCCTAGGGGACCCGCATGCTCCGGGGCATCATCGGCTTCGAGTGGCGCTACCAGACGCGCCAGGCCACCTTCCTGCTCGCGGTGGCCGTCTTCTTCTGGCTGGGGGGCGTGTTCGTCGCCACGGGCTACGGGCCGGACAACCTCGCCGTCAACTCGCCCTACGCCGTCGCGCAGTCGCTGGGACTGCTGTCGCTGGTGTCCCTCTTCGTGCTCAGCCTGTTCTGCGCCAACACCGTGCAGCGCGACGCCGAGCACCGCATGGCGGAGCTGGTCTTCACCACCTCCGTCTCCAAGCGCGACTACCTCGCCGGCCGGTTCGCGGGGGCGCTGTTCGCCGCGCTGGCCGTGCTCGCGGCCGGAATGGTCGGGTTGATGGTGGCGCCCTGGCTGGTGTCGGTGGACGTGGCGCGGCTCGACGGGCTCCACGTCGAGCGCTACCTGTGGCCCTTCGCCGTGCTGGTGGTGCCCAACGTGGTGCTCGCCGCGTCGCTGCTGTTCGCCATCTCCGCGCTCTTCCGGAGCACGCTGGCCTGCTACGTGGGCGGCGTCTTCGTCTACGGGTTGTACTTCGTGGGCTCGCTGTGGGGGGACTCACCGCTGATGGCGGGCTCCGCGCCGCAGCGGCCGGAGGCACTGGCGCGGGCGGCGCTGCTCGACCCCTTCGGCCTGTCCGCCTTCTTCGAGCAGACCCGCTACTGGACGGACGACGAGCGGGCCGCCCGGTTGCTCGTGTTGGGGGGCAATCTCCTGTGGAACCGGCTCCTGTGGCTCGGCGTCGCCGGGGTGGTGCTGGGCGTCGTCTCCTGGCGCTTCTCCTTCCGCGCCCCGGCCCGGGCGGGGAAGGGGGCGGGCGAGGCCCGGGAGGACTCGTCCCAGGTGGCGGTCGTGGCGGCGCGGGTGGAGCCCGGTACGCCCGGCCTGGCCGCGTTCGGGTCCGCGCTCCGCCAGGAGCTGGGGTTCCTCTCGCGCAGCCGGCCGCTGCTGGCGTTGCTGGTGCTGTGGGTGTTCATCGCGGGGATGGAGGTCGCGGCGGCGGCGAGCGGCGGGGAGTACGGCACGCGCCGGGTGCTCTCGTTGGCGCTCCTGCTGGACTGTCTGCGCCAGCCCCTGTCCCTCATCGGCTCGCTGACCGTCATCTACTTCAGCGCGGAGCTGGTCTGGCGCGAGCGCGCCGCGCGCTTCGACGCCCTGGTGGACGCGACGCCGGCGCCCGCGCTCGTCTTCTACCTCGCGAAGGCCGTGGCGTTGGTGACGCTGGTCGGCGTGCTCGCGGGGGCGGCGGCGGCGGTGGGCGTGCTGTACCCGCTCGTCACGGGGAACTCCCGCCCGGAGCCGGCGCTCCTCGGCGCGTTGCTCTGGCTCGGAGGGCTGCCGCTGGCGTTGTTCGCCGTGGCGGCGCTGCTCGCGCAGACGCTGAGCCCGCATCGCTATGTGGGCATGGTGGCGAGCCTGCTGCTCTGCGGGCTCGTCCTGCGAGGAGACGCGTTGGGCCTGGCGCATCCACTGCTGCGCTACGCGGGCGCGCCGCCGGTGCGCCACACGGACCTGAATGGCTTCGGCCCCATGGCCGCGTCCTTCTCCGCGTTCATGGTGTACTGGGGCGCCTTCGCGGCGCTGCTGGCGTTCGTCACGGTGGGGCTGTGGCGAAGGGGCGTGCCCTCGGGGCCGTGGCGGCGCGCGCGGGCCCTCCCCGGCCAGTGGGGGCGCGCTGGCTTGTATGGCGCGGGCGCCTGCGCCGGAGCGTTCGTGGCCGTGGGCTGCGCCGTCTTCCACGACACCCACCGGGTGAATGTCTACGAGACGCGGGAGGAGGCGCTGGCGTGGCGCGCGGACTACGAGCGCGCCTTCAAGGTCCACGAGTCCCTGGCCCAGCCGAGCATCGTCGCGGTGAGGACGTCCGTGGACCTCTTCCCGCGAGAGGCCCGCTACCGCGTGGCCGGGACCTACCGGCTCGAGAATCGGGCCTCCACGCCCATCGACACGGTGTGGGTCGCCGTGCCGCGCGGGCAGGGGAGCGCCACCGTGTCGCTGCGGGGCGCGGCGCTGTCGGAGCACGACGGCCGCTTCGGCATGTACCGCTTCCAGCTGGAGCGGCCCCTTCCTCCCGGGGGCGAGGCGGAGCTGGCGTTCGAGGTGGTCCGCCAGCAGCGAGGCGTGCGAGCCGCCGACTTCGACCTGTCCGTGGTGGAGAACGGCTCGTTCCTGCTGTTCCAGGAGGCGTTCCCCTCCATCGGCTATCGCCACACCTACGAGCTGGGGGACCCGGTGGAGCGGCGGGCCCGGGGGCTCCCCGCGACGCCGCGCATGCCGGCCCTGGATGAGTCGGGATCGGACCGCCAACGGCCTCCACCGGCCGCCGTCACGTTCGAGGCGACGGTGTCCACGGACGAGGACCAGGTGGCGCTGACGTCGGGGACGCTGCGGCGCCAGTGGCGCGAGGGCGGGCGCGGCTACTTCCACTACGTCATGGAGCGGCCCATGGTGCCCGTGTTCGCCTTCGCCTCCGCCCGTTACGCGGTGGAGCGGGTGGCGCACCGGGGCGTGGAGGTGGAGGTGTACTTCCATCCCGCGCACGCCTCCAACGTGAAGCGCATCCTGGAGGCGTCCACGCGCACGCTCGACGAGCTGGGCACGCGCTATGGCCCCTATCCCCACGCCGAGCTGCGCATCGCGGAGATTCCGTCCTACTGGGGCTTCGGCGCGCTGGCGACGCCCAACCTCGTCTTCTTCGTGGAGGACCGGGGCTTCCTCACGGAGCCCTCGGACGCGGACGTGGACCTGGTGCTCCGCCGCACCGCGCACGAGGTGGCCCACCAGTGGTGGGGTCACCAGCTCGTCGCGGCCGAGGTCGAGGGCGCGACGCTGCTGGTGGAGTCCCTGACCAAGTACGCCGAGCAGCGGGTGCTGGCGCGCGAACACGGCGAGCGGGCGCTGGACGCCGTGCTGGAGTTCGAGCGGGACCGCTACCTGTCGGACCGCACCTCGGCCCGGGAGGTGGAGCCCGCCCTCTACAAGGTGACGAACCAGTCGTACCTCTCCTACCGCAAGGGCGCGCTGGTGATGAACGCGCTGCGGGACCTGGTGGGCGAGGACACGCTGGACGCCGCCCTGCGGCGCCTGCTGCGCACGCATGCCCCCGCCAGGGGGGCCACGTCGCTGGACCTGATCGACGCGCTCCACGCGGAGGCGCCCGCCCGGCACCACGCGCTCATCGACCAGTGGCTCAAGGACGTCGTCCTGTACGAGCTGGGCGTGGAGTCCGCCACCGTCACCACGCGCGAGGACGGTCGCTTCGAGGTGAAGGCGCGCGTCCGCGCCGCGAAGCACGCCCGCCGCGGCGGCGTGGACGTCCCCCTGGCGATGGACGAGCTGCTGGACGTGGCCGTGTATGTCGGCCCTCCGTCGAGCGGCGCGCCCCCGCTCGCGGTGGGGAAGGTGGCCGTCCGGGACGGGCCAGCCGAGGTGACCCTCGTCGTCGACACGCGGCCGACCCACGTGAGCCTCGACCCGTTCATCCTGCGCATCGAGCGGGAGCGCGGCGACAACGTCCTCGCGCTGCCTGCTCCCGCGTCCACCGGGCCCCGGGGGCGCTGAAGCGCCTCCGCTCCGTCGCGTGACGGTGGTGACGCGGCGCGGCCCGGCCTCGAGGCGCCGGGCCGCGGTCCCGGGGGCGTCGCGGCGAAGGTCATCCCCCTCCATGCGCCGGATGGGGGCGGGCCGTCGCCAAGACGTCCACCGGTGGGCCTCAGGCCACCTT
It contains:
- a CDS encoding cold-shock protein translates to MATGTVKWFNDAKGFGFIAQDNGGPDVFCHHTAIQADGFRTLAEGQKVEFDVQKGPKGLQASNVRPVG
- a CDS encoding TetR/AcrR family transcriptional regulator produces the protein MLGWPWFDLIVAPPCARHVEGTRDRLLSAARRLVREEGPEGLTLEAVARRALVGRGAPRYHFGSKRGLLEALARQPPAPGDTPPRAAPSKPAAARRRPHRPRGQGQG
- a CDS encoding PLP-dependent aminotransferase family protein; translation: MAATSLVLDSRAGRSLQAQLSEALRKAIEAGRLAPGTRLLSTRALAEQLDLSRNTVLNAYSRLLSEGYLVGRLGSGTYVASELPERPHATRRARAPHAGAASPPPDISRRGRAIAQLPDLRIAAPGIPASQMAFRMGTPAVDAFPSDLWGRLLHTRWRRSWGDLLGRSEPAGHPALRRAVADYLATSRGVRCVPEQVLIVNGAQQAMSLAAQVLLDPGESAWVEDPGYFAGRGALVAGGATLVPVPVDAEGLDVAEGARLAPDARLAIVTPAHQFPLGVAMGEPRRRALLDWAARANAWIVEDDYDSEFRYVGRPLQALQGFSPDARVIYIGTFSKVVSPALRVGYLVAPEPLVDAFTAARRFSDGYTPVAEQAVLADFITEGHFSRHVRRMRVLYGQRQEALLEAARRELGGRLELAPLHTGMHLVGWLPEGMDDRVAAERAIQAGVMVMPLSAFRVRSTGRGALLLGYAAVREERMADCVRLLARALR
- a CDS encoding ABC transporter ATP-binding protein, which codes for MLRIAGVSKTYPNGVKALHGIDLTIGRGLFGLLGPNGAGKSTLMRILATLQSPDAGQVTFDGLDVLAQPQAHRRHLGYLPQDFGVYPGVSAVELLDHLALLKGLTNARERREQVHALLRQTNLHDHRKQAVSGYSGGMRQRFGIAQALLGAPRLLVVDEPTAGLDPEERQRFHNLLAEVGEQVVVLLSTHIVEDVRQLCSRMAVLSQGRVLCEGEPQALVDALAGRVWRKTVEKAAAADYRARLPVLSERLHAGRTRLHVLAEGRPEDGFEPVAPDLEDVYFSALSGRRVA
- a CDS encoding cold-shock protein; the protein is MATGTVKWFNDAKGFGFLAQDDGGADVFCHHTAILTEGHRTLRDGQKVEFDVQKGPKGLQASNVRPLD